The Takifugu rubripes chromosome 7, fTakRub1.2, whole genome shotgun sequence genome has a segment encoding these proteins:
- the LOC101063921 gene encoding LOW QUALITY PROTEIN: uncharacterized protein (The sequence of the model RefSeq protein was modified relative to this genomic sequence to represent the inferred CDS: inserted 1 base in 1 codon), which translates to MANQIVKTTQSLTTAAEMRETTKMLMQPNANWEEYLTPAPLSIAIMGELVFISSCEDFSINENRPEGGFKYIKYPNSFRACLMQVCNSGWQAFNEAHKNMDQIRIHTGTVPDYMKAAVNVLFNASDDVVKTLLPNQLDNIRDIAEECVILAEGVEKKYLDVICLIQELLEACVNAKHFYGEELEKVKMKLEETKMKEKTARQLNERSKKAMEDLEKEMEGAQDAFNSAMNSIPTGWEMIAMDFVEGISSAVTGILNGFVSRTSNSSGGAGGSPATLNDSDTKVDEIAQIRVCSKSEEILKLAGLLKGFVKNGEIDWKDLYDQKHKTCTKANWIEKQFKRITGELKTLPEEKLCDRALSICEHGINICEEMNMYSPEHKWNDEKTTEQNTKITQLHEDSLAFDSNSKKISGTPALTPKPPMMYKTENDSEHTSSGQRASENARYKIELSREQLKHTRDSYQKSVENMEKNERELTEILCEMQKCNIKEIDFDTTIKMLVKGLDAMGRVKEQWEKMVRFFQMVSNIVKTSLSKTLKNFVTTCDDSKKLSYNDKLFTKDLLYNQAFQASNVASLVHMISGTYTEVSSKYLMDRVSSLGRLMAMDKDRPEFHQERAMLQQSCQDAXRGILQLVIKNKKDFERKTDARMEKIECELKAVLPAAPPQETERIKEIVQAGFEGQEDYY; encoded by the exons GCTATAATGGGGGAGTTGGTGTTCATCTCCTCCTGTGAAGATTTCTCCATCAATGAGAACCGCCCAGAAGGAGGTTTCAAGTACATCAAGTACCCAAACTCCTTCAGAGCCTGTCTGATGCAAGTGTGTAACTCAGGCTGGCAGGCTTTTAATGAGGCCCACAAGAACATGGATCAAATCCGTATTCACACGGGAACAGTTCCTGATTACATGAAGGCGGCAGTCAATGTTCTCTTTAACGCCAGTGATGATGTGGTCAAAACTCTTCTGCCAAACCAGCTGGACAACATCCGTGACATAGCAGAGGAGTGCGTGATATTGGCAGAAGGTGTTGAAAAGAAGTACCTTGATGTCATCTGCTTAATCCAGGAGCTGCTAGAGGCCTGCGTCAATGCTAAACATTTCTATGGAGAAGAGCTCGAAAAGGTGAAGATGAAGCTAGAGGaaactaaaatgaaagagaagacagCCAGGCAGCTGAATGAACGGTCCAAGAAAGCAATGGAGGACTTGGAAAAGGAGATGGAAGGAGCACAAGATGCATTCAACAGCGCCATGAATTCCATTCCCACCGGGTGGGAGATGATCGCCATGGATTTTGTGGAAGGAATCTCCTCAGCAGTAACAGGAATACTGAATGGATTCGTTTCCAGAACAAGTAACTCATCTGGTGGAGCAGGTGGATCACCCGCAACCCTAAATGACAGTGATACAAAGGTTGATGAGATTGCACAAATAAGAGTCTGCAGCAAATCTGAGGAGATTCTGAAACTGGCAGGGCTTCTAAAAGGGTTCgtcaaaaatggagaaatagaCTGGAAGGACCTGTACGATCAGAAACATAAAACGTGTACCAAGGCTAACTGGATTGAAAAGCAATTTAAAAGGATCACTGGGGAACTGAAAACGTTACCAGAGGAGAAACTATGTGACAGAGCACTGTCCATCTGTGAGCATGGCATCAACATTTGTGAAGAGATGAACATGTATTCTCCAGAACACAAGTGGAATGATgaaaaaaccacagagcagaatACGAAAATTACACAGTTGCATGAAGATTCACTTGCTTTTGACTCCAACAGCAAGAAAATTTCAGGTACTCCTGCTCTGACCCCCAAACCACCAATGATGTACAAGACGGAGAACGACTCAGAACACACATCATCTGGTCAGAGAGCTTCTGAAAATGCTCGTTACAAGATTGAGCTGAGCAGAGAACAACTCAAACATACGCGTGACTCCTATCAAAAGAgtgtggagaacatggagaagaaTGAAAGGGAACTGACTGAGATTCTGTGTGAGATGCAAAAATGCAACATCAAAGAGATTGACTTTGACACCACCATCAAAATGCTGGTCAAGGGTCTGGACGCCATGGGCAGGGTCAAAGAGCAATGGGAGAAGATGGTTCGCTTCTTCCAGATGGTCTCCAACATTGTCAAAACCAGCCTCAGCAAGACCCTGAAAAACTTTGTTACTACATGTGATGACTCAAAGAAACTTTCTTACAACGACAAGCTCTTCACAAAAGACCTCCTGTACAACCAAGCCTTCCAAGCCTCCAACGTTGCCAGCCTGGTCCACATGATCTCAGGGACGTACACTGAGGTGTCCAGCAAGTACCTGATGGACAGAGTGAGCAGCCTGGGCAGGCTCATGGCCATGGATAAGGACAGACCTGAGTTCCATCAAGAGCGCGCCATGCTGCAGCAGTCCTGCCAGGACG AGAGAGGTATTCTGCAGCTGGTGATCAAGAACAAAAAAGACTTTGAGAGGAAGACCGATGCAAGAATGGAGAAAATCGAGTGTGAACTGAAGGCCGTTCTTCCTGCTGCCCCACCCCAGGAGACTGAGAGGATTAAAGAAATTGTCCAGGCTGGCTTTGAAGGACAGGAGGACTACTACTAA